In Acidovorax sp. 106, the following proteins share a genomic window:
- a CDS encoding inositol monophosphatase family protein translates to MSSNLHPMLNVAIKAARAAGAIINRAALDVESVRISQKQINDFVTEVDHASEKIIIETLLTAYPGHGILAEESGKEYGAKDSDFVWVIDPLDGTTNFIHGFPVYCVSIALTVKGKVEQAVVYDPSRNDLFTATKGRGAYLNERRIRVSKRTQLNDCLISTGFPFRPGDNFKSYMNMMADVMQRTAGLRRPGAAALDLAYVAAGFTDGFFETGLSIWDVAAGSLLVTEAGGLIGNFTGEADFMEQRECMAGNPRIYGQLVPILGKYSKFAGAGDKAAVRQAAEDETVDAATPASETAAQSDASATGDAPF, encoded by the coding sequence ATGTCGTCAAATCTGCACCCCATGCTCAACGTGGCCATCAAGGCTGCACGCGCCGCCGGCGCCATCATCAACCGCGCGGCCCTGGACGTGGAATCCGTGCGTATCTCGCAAAAGCAGATCAACGACTTTGTGACCGAAGTGGATCATGCGTCCGAGAAAATCATCATCGAAACCCTGCTGACAGCCTACCCCGGCCACGGCATCCTGGCCGAAGAGTCGGGCAAAGAATACGGCGCCAAAGACTCGGACTTCGTCTGGGTGATTGACCCACTGGACGGCACCACCAACTTCATCCACGGCTTTCCCGTGTACTGCGTGAGCATTGCACTCACCGTCAAAGGCAAGGTTGAACAAGCCGTGGTGTACGACCCCAGCCGCAACGACCTGTTCACCGCCACCAAGGGCCGAGGTGCCTACCTGAACGAGCGCCGTATCCGCGTGAGCAAGCGCACCCAGCTCAACGACTGCCTGATCTCCACCGGCTTCCCCTTCCGCCCGGGCGACAACTTCAAGAGCTACATGAACATGATGGCCGACGTGATGCAACGCACGGCAGGCCTGCGCCGCCCCGGCGCTGCAGCGCTGGACCTGGCTTACGTGGCTGCGGGCTTTACCGATGGCTTCTTTGAAACCGGTCTGTCGATCTGGGACGTGGCTGCGGGCTCGCTGCTGGTGACGGAAGCCGGTGGCCTGATTGGCAACTTCACGGGCGAAGCCGACTTCATGGAACAGCGCGAATGCATGGCGGGTAACCCACGCATTTACGGCCAGCTCGTTCCCATTCTGGGCAAGTACAGCAAGTTTGCAGGCGCTGGCGACAAGGCAGCTGTGCGCCAGGCCGCAGAGGATGAAACGGTAGACGCTGCAACCCCAGCGAGCGAAACAGCCGCGCAGAGCGATGCATCGGCCACAGGCGACGCACCCTTCTGA
- a CDS encoding RNA methyltransferase, which produces MKTRFVLINTSHAGNVGAAARAMKVMGFDDLVLVAPRWPNVLRKEETIQRASGALDVLEKARIVATLDEALDGMSHLCATAMTPRDFGPPTVEPRAHFEMLLKQERLALDTQALQPESASNAVAGEADGGRPALAGGHTGVAFLFGSERFGMTNEDVYRCHAALSIPTNPGFGSLNLGAAIQVIAYDWRQALGGFAVQDATPTRVQADAAQVAGMLAHWEQALTGIGFLDPAAPKKLMPRLNQLFNRAQLSPEEIHILRGVAKAMIETAQAKR; this is translated from the coding sequence ATGAAGACCCGTTTTGTCCTGATCAACACCAGCCATGCTGGCAATGTGGGCGCCGCCGCCCGCGCCATGAAAGTCATGGGTTTTGACGACTTGGTGCTGGTGGCGCCACGCTGGCCCAATGTGCTGCGCAAGGAAGAAACCATCCAGCGCGCCAGCGGTGCGCTCGATGTGCTGGAGAAGGCGCGCATCGTGGCGACGCTGGACGAGGCGCTCGATGGCATGAGCCACCTGTGCGCCACCGCCATGACCCCGCGCGACTTTGGCCCCCCGACGGTGGAGCCCCGTGCGCACTTTGAGATGCTATTGAAACAAGAGCGCCTTGCGCTGGATACACAAGCCTTGCAGCCTGAAAGTGCTTCAAACGCAGTGGCCGGTGAGGCCGACGGCGGCCGCCCAGCCCTAGCGGGCGGGCACACCGGTGTGGCGTTCCTGTTTGGCTCCGAGCGCTTTGGCATGACCAACGAGGACGTGTACCGCTGCCACGCGGCGCTCTCCATCCCTACCAACCCAGGCTTTGGCTCGCTCAACCTGGGGGCGGCCATCCAGGTCATTGCCTACGACTGGCGCCAGGCGCTGGGCGGCTTTGCCGTGCAAGATGCCACCCCCACCCGCGTGCAAGCCGATGCGGCGCAGGTAGCGGGCATGCTGGCCCACTGGGAGCAGGCGTTGACCGGCATCGGCTTTCTGGATCCCGCTGCACCCAAGAAGCTCATGCCCCGCCTGAACCAGCTTTTCAACCGCGCGCAACTCAGCCCCGAAGAAATCCACATCCTGCGTGGTGTCGCCAAAGCGATGATCGAAACCGCCCAGGCAAAACGCTAG
- the cysE gene encoding serine O-acetyltransferase: protein MFARLRSDIQCILDRDPAARSTWEVITCYPGLHAVWLHRPAHWCWGHGLKWLGRFISHFARWFTGIEIHPGAKLGERVFFDHAMGVVVGETAEIGDGCTIYQGVTLGGTSLYKGAKRHPTLGKDVVVSAGAKVLGGFEVGDGAKIGSNAVVIKPVPAGATAVGIPARIIPSKEGQSADVTEPQQQRKFTAYGITQEDDPLSQAMRGLIDNASSQEHQIALLWQAIEKLSAMQKTQDCVPCDAALKEQFEASKLTELVGK, encoded by the coding sequence ATGTTTGCCCGCTTGCGCTCCGACATCCAGTGCATCCTTGACCGTGACCCTGCAGCGCGCAGTACCTGGGAGGTCATCACCTGTTACCCCGGCCTGCACGCCGTGTGGCTGCACCGGCCTGCGCACTGGTGCTGGGGGCATGGGCTCAAGTGGCTGGGGCGGTTCATTTCGCACTTTGCGCGCTGGTTCACAGGCATTGAGATCCACCCCGGCGCCAAGCTTGGCGAGCGCGTGTTCTTTGACCATGCCATGGGCGTGGTGGTGGGCGAGACGGCCGAGATTGGCGACGGCTGCACTATCTACCAAGGCGTGACGCTGGGCGGTACCTCGCTGTACAAAGGCGCCAAGCGGCACCCCACGCTGGGCAAGGATGTGGTGGTGAGCGCGGGTGCCAAGGTACTGGGCGGCTTTGAGGTGGGCGATGGTGCCAAGATCGGCAGCAACGCCGTGGTCATCAAGCCCGTGCCAGCAGGGGCCACGGCGGTGGGCATTCCGGCGCGCATCATCCCATCCAAAGAGGGGCAAAGTGCCGATGTGACCGAACCCCAGCAGCAGCGCAAGTTCACGGCCTACGGCATCACGCAAGAGGACGACCCGCTGTCGCAGGCCATGCGCGGCCTGATCGACAACGCCTCGTCACAAGAGCACCAGATCGCCTTGCTCTGGCAGGCCATTGAGAAGCTGTCGGCCATGCAAAAGACGCAAGACTGCGTGCCCTGCGATGCCGCCCTCAAGGAGCAATTCGAGGCCAGCAAGCTCACCGAGTTAGTGGGCAAGTAG
- a CDS encoding PilZ domain-containing protein, producing MNSPLPLPSNDERRNHERRILKVQAELLITGRPPLAVRTMDISEGGISVLCPTNLPARTECTVRMSLPVPPTGRKLIELRAVVRYSILSSSGGGFQLGMSVPVTDQATSAAIKVYIKN from the coding sequence ATGAACTCGCCACTCCCTCTCCCATCGAACGATGAGCGCCGCAACCATGAGCGGCGCATCCTCAAGGTACAGGCAGAGTTACTCATCACAGGCCGCCCGCCCTTGGCAGTGCGCACCATGGACATCAGCGAGGGCGGTATCAGCGTGCTGTGCCCCACCAACCTGCCAGCGCGCACTGAGTGCACCGTGCGGATGTCACTGCCCGTTCCCCCCACGGGCCGCAAGCTGATCGAGCTGCGCGCCGTGGTGCGTTACAGCATCCTGAGCAGCTCTGGGGGCGGTTTTCAACTGGGGATGAGCGTGCCGGTCACAGACCAGGCCACCAGCGCAGCGATCAAGGTCTACATCAAGAACTGA
- the mog gene encoding molybdopterin adenylyltransferase, translated as MSEAASPGHDAVSAVKIGIVSISDRASTGVYEDKGLPALQDWLGRALRNPIHFEARLIPDEQDTISATLIALVDAGCSLVLTTGGTGPSLRDVTPEATLAVAHKEMPGFGEQMRQISLKFVPTAILSRQVAVVRGQSLIINLPGQPKAIAETLEGLKDAEGTQIMPGIFAAVPYCIDLIGGPYLETRDEVCKAFRPKNAVRAQAA; from the coding sequence ATGAGTGAAGCAGCGAGCCCCGGCCACGACGCCGTGAGCGCCGTGAAAATCGGCATCGTCTCCATCAGTGACCGTGCCAGCACCGGTGTGTACGAAGACAAGGGCCTGCCCGCCTTGCAAGACTGGCTGGGCCGCGCTCTGCGCAACCCCATTCACTTCGAGGCCCGCCTCATCCCCGACGAGCAGGACACCATCAGCGCCACGCTGATTGCCTTGGTGGACGCAGGCTGCAGCCTGGTGCTGACCACCGGCGGCACCGGCCCCTCGCTGCGCGATGTGACGCCCGAAGCCACCTTGGCCGTGGCCCACAAGGAGATGCCGGGCTTTGGCGAACAAATGCGCCAGATCAGCCTGAAGTTTGTGCCCACGGCCATCCTCTCACGCCAGGTGGCGGTGGTGCGCGGCCAAAGCCTCATCATCAACCTGCCCGGCCAGCCCAAAGCCATTGCCGAAACGCTGGAAGGCCTGAAGGACGCCGAAGGTACACAGATCATGCCGGGCATTTTTGCCGCGGTGCCGTACTGCATTGACCTGATTGGCGGCCCCTACCTGGAAACGCGGGACGAGGTCTGCAAAGCCTTTCGCCCCAAAAATGCGGTTCGCGCCCAGGCTGCCTAA
- the yjgA gene encoding ribosome biogenesis factor YjgA, whose amino-acid sequence MSRKPKKGYFVRGQFVAEGSEMDIQLKAELKGTPDASRTDLKRESDELQDLGKELLSLRSDLFDAVGLPDKLVDALAEAKRITNFEGKRRQMQYVGKLMRKLEPEVVQAARTALEEQHKGSASEKLQLHLAEQWRDRLIADDATLPLWMDDHPTTDTQQLRALIRQARKDAPPADKAAVSQGLAPRKGRAYRELFQLVREHLGGTGLEREDAADTGADDDE is encoded by the coding sequence ATGTCACGCAAACCCAAAAAAGGCTACTTTGTGCGAGGCCAATTCGTTGCCGAAGGCAGCGAAATGGACATTCAGCTCAAGGCCGAACTCAAAGGCACGCCCGATGCCAGCCGCACCGATCTCAAACGCGAAAGCGACGAACTGCAAGACCTGGGCAAAGAACTGCTGAGCCTGCGCTCTGACCTGTTTGATGCTGTGGGCCTGCCCGACAAGCTGGTGGATGCCCTGGCCGAGGCCAAGCGCATCACCAACTTTGAAGGCAAGCGCCGCCAGATGCAGTACGTGGGCAAGCTCATGCGCAAGCTGGAGCCCGAGGTGGTGCAAGCAGCGCGCACAGCGCTGGAAGAACAGCACAAAGGCTCTGCATCTGAAAAGCTGCAACTGCACCTGGCAGAGCAGTGGCGCGACCGCCTGATTGCCGACGACGCCACCCTGCCCCTGTGGATGGACGACCACCCCACCACCGACACCCAGCAGCTGCGCGCCCTGATCCGCCAGGCCCGCAAGGATGCACCGCCCGCTGACAAGGCCGCCGTATCTCAAGGCCTGGCACCGCGCAAAGGCCGCGCCTATCGCGAGCTGTTTCAGCTAGTGCGCGAGCACCTGGGCGGCACCGGGCTGGAGCGTGAAGATGCTGCTGACACCGGGGCTGACGACGATGAGTGA
- the pmbA gene encoding metalloprotease PmbA gives MNKPSTRAKSAPAVAKASASSHAPASGFSYSRPFFEELVDRALAHAKKLGATDAGAEASEGCGLSVSVRKGELENVERNRDKSLGVTVYLGHRRGNASTSDFSTKAIEQTVQAAYDIARFTAEDPVAGLPDAADIAPPDTHRDLDLFHPWAITSEEAAEMAKACEAAALKTHRRITNSEGAGVSAQQSHFFSAHTRGFRGGYASSRHSFSVAPIASLPGKNAEMQRDAWYSSMRNAADLASPEAVGRYAAQRALSRLGSRKIPTTQCPVLFESTLAAGLLGGFVQAVSGGSLYRKSSFLLDSLGKMVFPKHIDILEDPFVMGGKGSSPFDEEGVRVAPRKVVQGGRVQGYFLSSYSARKLGMKTTGNAGGSHNLVMTSRLTQASDNLDAMLQKLGTGLFVVELMGQGVNYVTGDYSRGASGFWVENGKIAFPVHEITIAGNLKDMLKGIEAVGADAYNYGAKTVGSILVNRMKVAGS, from the coding sequence ATGAATAAACCTTCTACCCGCGCGAAAAGCGCCCCGGCCGTTGCCAAGGCTTCCGCCTCCTCCCATGCACCCGCCAGCGGTTTCAGCTACAGCCGACCGTTTTTTGAAGAGCTGGTAGACCGCGCCCTGGCCCACGCCAAGAAGCTGGGCGCCACCGATGCGGGGGCTGAAGCGTCTGAAGGCTGCGGTCTTTCGGTCAGCGTGCGCAAGGGCGAGCTGGAGAACGTGGAACGCAACCGCGACAAGTCTCTGGGCGTGACCGTCTACCTCGGCCACCGCCGCGGCAACGCCAGCACGTCTGATTTTTCGACCAAGGCGATCGAGCAGACCGTGCAGGCCGCCTATGACATTGCCCGTTTCACCGCCGAAGACCCTGTGGCCGGCCTGCCCGACGCGGCCGACATTGCCCCGCCAGACACCCACCGCGACCTGGACTTGTTCCACCCCTGGGCTATCACTAGCGAAGAGGCGGCCGAGATGGCCAAGGCCTGCGAGGCCGCTGCGCTCAAAACCCACCGCCGCATCACCAACAGTGAAGGCGCGGGCGTGTCGGCCCAGCAAAGCCATTTCTTCAGCGCCCATACGCGCGGCTTTCGCGGTGGCTATGCCAGCTCGCGCCACAGCTTCTCGGTGGCGCCCATCGCCTCGTTGCCCGGCAAAAACGCCGAGATGCAGCGCGATGCCTGGTACAGCTCCATGCGCAACGCAGCCGACCTGGCCTCGCCCGAGGCCGTGGGCCGCTACGCCGCGCAGCGTGCCTTAAGCCGCCTGGGCAGCCGCAAGATCCCCACCACCCAATGCCCCGTGCTGTTTGAATCGACGCTGGCCGCAGGCCTGCTGGGCGGTTTTGTGCAGGCCGTCAGCGGCGGCTCGCTCTACCGCAAGAGCAGCTTCCTGCTCGATTCGTTGGGCAAGATGGTCTTCCCCAAGCACATTGACATTCTGGAAGACCCGTTTGTAATGGGCGGCAAGGGCAGCTCGCCGTTTGACGAAGAAGGCGTGCGCGTGGCGCCGCGCAAAGTGGTGCAGGGCGGCCGAGTGCAGGGCTATTTCCTGTCCAGCTACTCGGCCCGCAAGCTGGGCATGAAGACCACGGGCAATGCCGGTGGCTCGCACAACCTGGTGATGACCTCGCGCCTCACGCAAGCCAGCGACAACCTGGATGCGATGCTGCAAAAGCTGGGCACCGGCCTGTTTGTGGTCGAGCTGATGGGCCAGGGCGTCAACTACGTGACGGGCGACTACTCGCGCGGCGCCAGCGGCTTCTGGGTGGAGAACGGCAAGATCGCCTTCCCCGTGCACGAGATCACCATTGCAGGCAACCTCAAGGACATGCTCAAGGGCATTGAGGCCGTAGGTGCCGACGCCTACAACTACGGTGCCAAGACCGTGGGCTCCATCCTGGTCAACCGCATGAAGGTGGCTGGCAGCTGA
- a CDS encoding DUF4291 domain-containing protein yields MNPEVIPLHQIRAMYDAHTVRLYQAFSDEIADSALASGRFVSPPFKLERMTWVKPSFLWMMYRAGWGLKDDGQRRILAIDITREGLDWALSHSCPSHPDEGMSREDWTKLKDASPVRIQWDPERDLFLQPMEHRAIQIGLSKEAVQRYVNEWICRISEVTPLAREIHALVQQGRVVEAKSKLPVEQPLQ; encoded by the coding sequence GTGAACCCAGAGGTCATTCCGCTTCATCAGATTCGTGCGATGTACGACGCCCACACTGTTCGTCTGTATCAAGCGTTCTCCGACGAAATTGCCGATTCAGCACTAGCAAGCGGAAGGTTCGTCTCCCCACCATTCAAGCTGGAGCGTATGACATGGGTGAAGCCCTCCTTCCTTTGGATGATGTACCGCGCCGGCTGGGGATTGAAGGACGACGGGCAACGTCGAATCTTGGCGATTGACATCACGCGTGAAGGTCTTGACTGGGCCTTATCGCACAGTTGCCCAAGTCATCCCGACGAGGGCATGAGCAGGGAAGATTGGACTAAGTTGAAAGACGCCTCACCAGTGCGTATCCAATGGGACCCCGAACGCGACCTGTTCTTGCAGCCAATGGAGCATCGAGCAATTCAAATCGGATTGAGCAAGGAGGCAGTGCAGCGCTACGTCAACGAATGGATTTGCAGGATTTCAGAGGTCACGCCCCTGGCCCGCGAGATTCATGCGCTTGTTCAACAAGGTCGCGTCGTCGAAGCCAAGAGCAAGTTGCCCGTCGAACAACCACTGCAGTAG
- a CDS encoding IS5 family transposase (programmed frameshift), which yields MSIRWVLTDEQWAKMEPHCLGKPSDPGRSGTDNRRFVEAVLWIARTGSPWRDLPPEFGKWNTVFKRFRDWVKADVFQHLFDAVSEQPDMEYAMVDATIVKVHRHGQGAKGGPSGQAIGHSRGGMTTKILALTDALGNLVKFVLMPGQRHDTKGVKELIADVRFDALLADKAFDVNWLIQELDKRGAQVVISQMPRRRSPLEIDREVYKWRHLIENFFCKLKEFKRIAMRSDKTDTSFAAMIHLAAAVINAR from the exons ATGAGCATTCGATGGGTACTGACAGACGAGCAATGGGCCAAGATGGAGCCGCACTGCCTTGGCAAGCCAAGTGATCCTGGACGCAGCGGCACAGACAACCGCCGCTTCGTTGAGGCAGTGCTGTGGATTGCCCGCACAGGCAGCCCCTGGCGAGACCTGCCTCCAGAGTTCGGCAAGTGGAACACGGTGTTCAAGCGCTTTAGAGACTGGGTCAAGGCCGACGTATTCCAACACCTGTTCGATGCAGTGAGCGAGCAGCCAGACATGGAATATGCGATGGTGGATGCCACGATTGTGAAAGTGCATCGGCACGGCCAGGGGGCAAAAGGGGGAC CTTCGGGCCAGGCCATAGGCCACTCGCGGGGAGGCATGACCACGAAGATACTGGCGCTGACGGATGCATTGGGCAATCTGGTGAAGTTTGTCTTGATGCCAGGGCAGCGCCATGACACCAAAGGAGTCAAAGAGCTGATCGCCGATGTGCGCTTTGATGCCTTGCTGGCCGACAAGGCCTTCGATGTGAACTGGCTGATCCAGGAGTTGGACAAGCGCGGCGCACAGGTGGTGATCTCACAGATGCCACGTCGGAGATCACCGCTGGAGATTGACCGGGAGGTCTACAAATGGCGTCACTTGATCGAGAACTTCTTTTGCAAGCTCAAGGAGTTCAAACGCATCGCAATGCGCAGCGACAAGACGGATACCAGCTTCGCGGCGATGATCCATCTCGCGGCTGCGGTTATCAACGCTCGCTGA
- the hpaI gene encoding 4-hydroxy-2-oxoheptanedioate aldolase, with protein sequence MPAHNSFKTALAERRPQIGLWLSMADPYLAEAAATTGYDWLLIDGEHAPNDLRSTMGALQAVASHPSHPIVRLVEGNTALIKQMLDIGAKTLLVPMVDTAEQARGIVAATQYPPLGIRGVGSAVGRSSMWSSRTDYLSIADDEVCLLVQAETVTALANLQAICAVDGVHGVFIGPADLAASMGHRGNPSHPEVQAAIEGAMKTIIASGKAAGTLTSDPALAQRYLDLGCTFVAVGVDVLMFANAARKLRGQFAGASAAAAPAKASAGY encoded by the coding sequence ATGCCCGCCCACAACTCCTTCAAAACCGCCCTGGCCGAGCGCCGCCCGCAAATTGGCCTGTGGCTGTCGATGGCCGACCCCTACCTGGCCGAAGCCGCTGCCACCACAGGCTACGACTGGCTGCTGATTGACGGCGAGCACGCGCCCAACGACCTGCGCAGCACCATGGGCGCGCTGCAGGCGGTGGCATCGCACCCCTCGCACCCCATCGTGCGGCTGGTGGAAGGCAATACCGCGCTCATCAAGCAAATGCTGGACATTGGCGCCAAGACGCTGCTGGTACCGATGGTGGACACGGCAGAGCAAGCGCGCGGCATTGTGGCCGCCACGCAGTACCCGCCGCTAGGCATTCGCGGCGTGGGCAGCGCCGTGGGACGCTCGTCGATGTGGAGCAGCCGCACTGACTACCTCTCGATTGCCGACGACGAAGTCTGCCTGCTGGTGCAAGCCGAAACCGTGACGGCCCTCGCCAACCTGCAGGCCATTTGCGCGGTGGATGGCGTGCACGGCGTGTTCATCGGCCCGGCCGACCTGGCCGCATCAATGGGCCACCGAGGCAACCCAAGCCACCCCGAAGTGCAGGCCGCCATCGAGGGCGCCATGAAGACCATCATCGCCAGCGGCAAGGCGGCCGGTACCCTCACATCCGACCCGGCTCTGGCCCAGCGCTACCTGGACTTGGGCTGCACCTTTGTGGCCGTGGGGGTGGATGTGCTGATGTTTGCCAACGCAGCGCGCAAGCTGCGGGGGCAGTTTGCCGGTGCCAGCGCGGCGGCGGCACCGGCCAAGGCCAGCGCGGGCTATTGA
- a CDS encoding D-isomer specific 2-hydroxyacid dehydrogenase family protein, producing the protein MSQAPFHVLVTAAHWAPEAQALVHAAGGQIHFMAEPITEEHLIAQLQQTGAQVLLVRGIKPVSERVLQAAPALRLVAKNGAGVDGIDLDAARARGVAVAVAPGANARAVAEHAVALMLALTRQLPLLDRMVRAGQWAPSTWQGRDFRDATVGIIGYGAIGKGTAQLAAALGARVLVLRPQGQADGFATEPDLHQLLPQVNILSLHCPLTERTRGLIGAAELALLPKGSILINTARGPVVDEAALVEALRSGHLEGAGLDTFDTEPLPAGHPLAQLPNALLTPHVAGVTQGASLRVSTITAQNIVDHLTGPGAPAQHRVA; encoded by the coding sequence ATGAGCCAAGCCCCCTTTCACGTCCTCGTTACCGCCGCGCACTGGGCGCCTGAAGCCCAAGCGCTGGTGCACGCCGCAGGCGGCCAGATCCACTTCATGGCCGAACCCATCACCGAAGAACACCTGATCGCCCAACTGCAGCAGACCGGCGCCCAGGTGCTGTTGGTGCGCGGCATCAAGCCCGTGAGCGAGCGGGTGCTGCAGGCAGCCCCTGCCCTGCGCCTGGTGGCCAAGAACGGCGCCGGGGTGGACGGCATTGACCTGGACGCCGCCCGCGCACGCGGCGTGGCCGTGGCCGTGGCCCCCGGTGCCAACGCCCGCGCCGTGGCCGAGCATGCGGTGGCGCTGATGCTGGCCCTGACGCGCCAGCTGCCACTGCTGGACCGCATGGTACGCGCGGGCCAGTGGGCCCCCAGCACCTGGCAGGGGCGCGATTTTCGCGATGCCACCGTGGGCATCATTGGCTATGGCGCCATTGGCAAGGGCACGGCGCAACTGGCCGCCGCGCTGGGCGCACGCGTGCTGGTGCTGCGCCCGCAGGGCCAGGCCGACGGCTTTGCGACCGAGCCCGACCTGCACCAACTGCTGCCCCAGGTGAACATCCTGAGCCTGCACTGCCCGCTGACCGAACGCACCCGCGGCCTGATAGGCGCTGCAGAGCTTGCATTGCTGCCCAAGGGCAGCATCCTCATCAACACCGCCCGTGGCCCGGTGGTGGACGAAGCGGCCCTGGTGGAGGCCCTGCGCAGCGGCCACCTCGAAGGCGCGGGGCTGGACACGTTTGATACCGAGCCCCTGCCCGCTGGCCACCCGCTGGCCCAATTGCCCAACGCCTTGCTAACGCCGCATGTGGCCGGCGTAACCCAAGGGGCATCGTTGCGCGTGTCCACCATCACCGCCCAAAACATCGTGGACCACCTCACCGGCCCAGGCGCTCCCGCTCAGCACCGGGTGGCATAA
- a CDS encoding exo-alpha-sialidase — protein MPDGLLQQHPDDPAREVADLPSPRIQAHAANLMVLSDGALACVWFGGSMEGRSDISVFMSRLAPGAQQWSAPVQLSHDTERSEQNPILFPAPDGTLWLLHTAQQSGHQNTAVVRVRRSADNGQTWSPTETLADAPAGTFVRQPIHVHHDGSWLLPVFYCRAEAGQPWDGSHDDSGVLRSTDQGRTWQRISVPGSLGCVHMSIVPAANGQSLLAFFRSRWADHIYRTQSDDGGLTWQPPQPTALPNNNSSVQALRLADGRLAMVFNASSAADATERRESLYDELEDTVGGAAGATATAPAARKAFWGAPRAPMTLALSADDGLTWPWQRALEVGDGWCLSNDSEHGRNREYSYPSLRQEADGTLHLAYTVFRQHIRHVRLQPDWVTQQP, from the coding sequence ATGCCCGACGGCCTGCTGCAACAGCACCCTGATGACCCCGCCCGCGAAGTGGCCGACCTGCCCTCGCCCCGCATTCAAGCCCACGCCGCCAACCTGATGGTGCTGAGCGACGGCGCGCTGGCCTGCGTGTGGTTCGGCGGCTCGATGGAGGGCCGCTCGGATATCTCGGTCTTCATGTCCCGCCTGGCACCAGGGGCCCAGCAGTGGTCCGCGCCCGTGCAGCTGTCGCATGACACAGAGCGGTCTGAGCAAAACCCCATCCTCTTCCCGGCCCCCGACGGCACGCTGTGGCTGCTGCACACGGCCCAGCAGTCGGGCCACCAGAACACCGCCGTGGTGCGCGTGCGCCGCTCTGCCGACAACGGCCAGACCTGGTCGCCCACCGAGACCCTGGCCGACGCCCCCGCAGGCACCTTTGTGCGCCAGCCCATCCATGTGCACCACGATGGCAGCTGGCTGCTGCCCGTGTTTTATTGCCGCGCTGAAGCAGGCCAGCCCTGGGACGGCAGCCACGACGACAGCGGCGTGCTGCGCTCCACCGACCAGGGCCGCACCTGGCAGCGCATCAGCGTGCCCGGCAGCCTGGGCTGTGTGCACATGAGCATCGTGCCTGCGGCCAACGGCCAAAGCCTGCTGGCGTTCTTTCGCAGCCGCTGGGCCGACCACATCTACCGCACCCAAAGCGATGACGGTGGGCTGACCTGGCAACCGCCCCAGCCCACCGCTTTGCCCAACAACAACTCGTCGGTGCAGGCTCTGCGCTTGGCCGATGGCCGCCTGGCCATGGTCTTCAACGCCAGCAGCGCGGCCGATGCCACCGAGCGGCGCGAGTCGCTGTACGACGAGCTGGAGGACACCGTCGGCGGCGCCGCTGGAGCAACCGCTACCGCACCTGCAGCGCGCAAGGCCTTCTGGGGTGCACCCCGCGCCCCCATGACGCTGGCCCTATCTGCCGACGACGGCCTGACCTGGCCGTGGCAGCGCGCCCTGGAAGTGGGCGACGGCTGGTGCCTGAGCAACGATTCCGAGCACGGCCGCAATCGCGAATACTCCTATCCCTCCCTGCGGCAAGAGGCCGATGGCACGCTGCACCTGGCGTACACCGTGTTCCGCCAGCACATTCGCCATGTGCGCCTGCAGCCCGACTGGGTCACGCAACAACCGTGA